The following is a genomic window from Spirosoma agri.
CATCGCGAATGGTCGGATCGACCGCGTCGGGTTTGTCGAATAACAGCCTGACCTTTGCGCGGAGACCGGGCGTTCGACGGGCCTGTTCAAGCAGTTCGAGCAGGAAGTGAAAATGCTGCCAGAGAAAACTATGACTGTCGAGCTGTTTGGTCAGACCGTACACGGCTTCCTCCTGCTCTTCGACGAATGTGCCAAAGAGCTTATCCCAGAAAATAAAGACATCGCCGTAGTTTTTGTCCAGATACTCGGGATTGCTCGCGTGGTGAACCCGGTGGTGCGACGGGGTGACGAACACATATTCGAGCCAGCCCAGCTTGCCGACGGTGCGGGTATGGATAAAAAATGGATACAACCCATGAACCAGTAACATGGTCGTGATCATTTCGGCGGGAAAACCGATAACGGGTAAGATCGACCAGAAACCCGTTCTGACCAATGCCTGGAAGACCGTGATCCGGGCCGAGACGGTATAGTTAAAGTCTTCGCTCTGGTGATGGACGACGTGCACCGCCCAGAACACGTTAATTTCGTGAGCTAGTCGATGATACCAGTACCACACAAAATCGGTGGCGATGAGCAACCCAATCCAGCCTAGGGCACTGGCTTTAATGTCGAAAAGTGCGTAGTGCCGGTGCAGGTAGTCATATACGAAATAGAATGCTCCAACGGTAAAACTATCGATCAATCGTTCAGCAATGCCGACGTTCAGGTTGGCAACCGAATTGTTGAAGGTGAAATATTTTTTCTTCTGCCATCGGGCAACGAGATATTCCGCTCCCATAAAAAACAGGAACAGTGGAACGGCAAAGGCAATCCAGTTAATCTCCATACGCGGTTTTTACTACTCGTCTGCTACGTTGTTCGATGCTGAATGCTGATAGCACCACGCTCTTCTTTTTCGCTCTGTTCGCTCATCAACTGGCGGGAACAAACGCGAATAGGGGGCCAGAAAAACGAGTAAATGTTATTTAGTCGATAGGTTAAGTAGATTTATTTATTGTATGTTGGTCGTTTTGCTGCAAACTTATTGGTTTTTGACTACGAAGCAACGGCGCACTCCCTTTTTTTACAGCTAGCGAGTTGATTTCATGGTAAATAGACTTTTGTGTATGTATTATTGGATAATAGATTGGCGACGCTACGGGTAGCTCATTAATTTACTAGGCGTACTGATCACAAAAAACACGGAATAAATTACCGGCAATCTGACAACCGTTGGAACTTGCCCTGTTCAATACGACTACTACTAGTACTGGATTTGCCGGGTCATGTTGTTCCTTTTATCGCGGGCTCGTTGAAAAGCCTATTCTACATAGCACACTATGCGTATTTTGATCGTTGAAGATGAATGGGAAGTCGCAACGCTCATCGAAACGGGTTTGGAAGATTACGGCTTCACCGCCGATATTGCCGGCGATGCGAAGGAGGCTCAGCTAAAGCTGGCCGAGACGGAGTATGATATTATCATTCTTGATGTCAACCTGCCGGTAATCAGTGGGTTCGATTTATGTCGGATGATTCGAAGCCGATTCGAAACATTGCCGATCCTGATGCTGACCGCGTTGGGAAATACGGATAGTAAACTGAACGGATTCGACGCAGGAGCCGACGATTATCTGGTGAAACCGTTCGAGTTTCGTGAACTGGTTGCCCGGTTGCGGGCGCTCACCCGCCGAAACGCGGCCCCCTCGGTGGAGAACCCGATTCTTAAAATTGCTGATCTGGAACTGAATCAGCAGAGCAAAACCGTGAAGCGGGGCAATCAGAAACTCATGCTGACGGCCCGTGAGTTGACATTGCTCGAATTTTTTCTGAAAAATCAGAACAAGGCACTTAGCCGTAATGAGATCATGGCGCACGTTTGGGAACTCAACTTTGACACGGGTACGAATGTGGTCGATGTGTACGTCAATTACTTACGAAAAAAGATAGATAAGGATTTTACGCCAAAGCTGATCCACACGATCAGCGGCATCGGCTATATCATGCAGGCTACCGACGACTAATTCATGAAAATACGTGCCCGTCTTTCCTTCACGTTTGTTGGCATTGTTGCTGCCCTTCTCCTCATTTTCTCGTTCGTTGTGTATGCTACCGCCGAATATTTCCGGCAACGCGATTTTTACCTGCGACTCAGCGACAAGGCAAGAACCACGGCCCGGCTTCTGCTCGACGAAGACGAAATTACGACCCGCCTGCTGAGAGTCATTGAGAAAAATAATCTCACGGCGCTCCCGGAAGAACAGATCAATGTCTATGGTCAGAATAACCAGATGATCTACGCGACACAGGACAGTGCCATCATAAAGCCGGAAGCGCTGGTGCTTATCCGAAAGAAGAAGGAAGTGTTCTTTCGCCAGCAACGGAAAGAGATCGTCGGGTTCGTTCATCGGCATAATAACCAGGACTATATCCTTGTCGCGTCCGCTTTTGATCAGTACGGACTAGAAGAAATGCGGCATTTGAGCGCCATCATGGGGGTAGGGTTGCTGTGCAGTCTGGCCGTGATGGGAGCGGTGGGCTGGGCGTATGCCGGACGCTCGCTACGCCCTATTTCCGACGTCATTCAGCAGGTTGACCGGATAACCGCGTCGAATCTGAACCAGCGCGTAACCGCCGGAAACGATCAGGACGAGTTATCGCAACTGGCGCACACGTTTAACCTTATGCTCGACCGGGTACAGGAAGCCTTCGAGATGCAGCGCAATTTCGTGTCCAACGCATCGCACGAACTGCGTACTCCGCTCACCATCATTACCGGCCAGATTGAGGTAACGCTGCTCAAACGGCGTACGGTCGAAGAACACGAAGCGAAGTGGAAATCGGTGCTGGAGGTGATCCACCGGATGAACAAGCTGACCAACAATCTGCTGGATCTGACGCTGGTTAGTCTGGAGTCTACGCCCCTGAAATTCAGTGAAGTATCGATTGATGAGGTTATTTATCAGGTTTCCCAAATGCTCATGACCCGGCAGCCTGACTATTCGGTCGTGTTCTCGTTCGACGGGCAGATGGAGACGATTCAGCCGTCGCTGACCATCGAGGGAAACAAATCGTTGCTGTATTCGGCCTTCTTTAATCTGATGGAGAACGGCTGTAAGTTTTCCGAAAACAAGCGCGTGCAGGTAACGCTCGGTGCCAATGACCGGTGGATAACGATCGAATTCAAAGACGAAGGGGTCGGTATTCTGGAATCAGACATCAAGAGTATCTACGAACCGTTCTTCCGGGCCGAAAACGTCAAGCGGATTCACGGGCATGGCGTTGGGCTGCCCCTGACGTATCGGATCGTTCAGTTGCACCACGGTCAGATTACGGTTGCATCGCAGATCAACCAGGGCACGACATTCACGATTCGCCTGCCCAAAATGCTCTAATCGATTTCTAATCGATCTCTAACCGGATTCTCATCATCTTCTAACAGATCCCTAATTATCTCCGTTGAGGGGTGCTTTATCTTTGTTGCGTGAAGTTTTCAGTACACGGCCAAACGGTATTGAACCATGCGTGACAACGGTGAAAAAGCGGGCCATCTGGTGAACTGGCTGACTGTGTGGGGCCTCATCATTGCCTGTATTGCCTTCAACGTCTACACCAGTAACCAACAGCAGAAAAAGCTGTATCACGCTCAGTAAAAGGTCGAAAGCCGCCGGGCTGATTCGTTGCTCATCGAAAAAACACGACTAGAGCAACGCCTGCGTGAATTGGAAACGACAACGAATCGACGCGTGTCGGTAGTTCAACAAACGACGCTCAACCCAAGGTAATGGTGGCCAGTGAGTTGTAAGGTACGCACCCATAAAAAACGCAACAACAGCTAATGATAAACGCAGGTAAAAACGGGTTTCAAATAATTAATCTAAGCACAATGCCGGGTGACATTCGGGGCGGAGCGATCTCCTTTCTGGTGGCCGTACCGTTGTGTTTAGGTATCGCGCTGGCGTCGGGTGCTCCGCTGTTTGCCGGTATTATTGCCGGTATCGTCGGGGGGCTGGTCGTCGGTGCTTTCAGTCGTTCGGCGCTGAGTATTTCAGGACCGGAAGCCGGCCTGATCATTGTGACGTTAGGTGCCATTCAGTCATTAGGATCGTTTCCGGCTTTTCTGCTGGCGACATGTCTGGCGGGTGTTATTCAGATTGGACTGGGCTTTGCCAAAGCGGGTACCATCAGTAACTTTTTTCCCTCATCGGTTATCAAGGGAATGCTGGCCGGTATCGGCATTATTCTGATTATAAAGCAGATACCTCACCTCGTTGGCTACGATGCCGATGCTGCCGAAGGTTTTGCGCTGTTTCAGCCCGGTGGTTTCAACATCATCGAGCAACTGCACATGGCACTTGGGCAGCTTAATGGCGTAGCTATTCTGATCGCACTGCTTTCGCTGGGGGTCTTTTACGCATGGGGCCATCCGGCTTTTCAGACGAGCAAAATGACCCGAACCATACCCGCTGCGCTGGTGGTGGTCGTGCTGGGCATCTGTACCAACGAACTTGTCCGGGCGTTTTTCCCGGCATGGGCTTTGCAGGGCAATCATCTGGTGCAACTGCCGGTACCGGCCAGCGCGGGTGAATTTCTGAACCTGTTTACGTTTCCTGATTTTTCGCAGTGGAACAATCCGTTGGTCTATACCTCGGCGGTAGCTATTGCGCTGGTTGCCAGTCTGGAAGCGCTCCTGTCGGTGGAAGCGTCCGATGAACTCGATCCATTGAAACGCAAAACGCCAACCAATCACGAACTGAAAGCGCAGGGTATTGGTAATCTGGTGAGCGGTCTGATTGGCGGTATACCGCTGACATCGGTCATTGTGCGGAGTTCGGTCAGCATCAATGCCGGGGCGCGGAACAAACTGGCGGCACTGGTCCACGGATCGTTACTGCTGGTTTGCGTGGTTACGCTGCCGACGCTGCTGAACAAAATACCGTGGGCTGCTCTGGCTGCCATCCTGCTGGTTACCGGTTATAAACTGGCCCGTATCGAGATCGTGAAAGCGGTTTTTGCGGAGGGTATCGAGAAATTTATCCCGTTTGTCGTGACGGTTATGGCGATTCTGCTGACCGATTTGTTGAGCGGTATTGCCATCGGTATGGTTGCCGGCATCTTCTTCATTCTTCGTGATCATTACCTCAACGCGCACCGTGTCCGTACCGCCTGGGACAGCAGCAAAGATCGAACACGCATTTATGTGCAGCTCGGCGATCACGTATCATTTCTCAGCAAAGCCCGATTGATGAAGCTGCTCAAAAATGTGCCTGATAATTCGATCCTCGAAATTGACGGAACCGCGTCTTCTTATATCGACAGTGACGTTGTTACTGCCATTCGAAATTTTTCGACCGCTGCCCAGCAACGGGGTATTCAACTTATTTTTCTGCAAAAGCAGGACGACGAGTTTCAGATCAGTCGCTCCCGATCTGAACTAGCAATGGACGTGTTTGACTAAGTAAGGGTGATAGATTGGGATGATAGGACATACGCCGTATCTTGACGATACGGCGTACGTTTTGATGAACTTCCCGAAAAATTTGCAGTAATAACGGGTAAGAAGTGGCTATCTGGCTGTAGGTGCGTTGGCAAGCTAACGGGCACGTTTGGTATTGGGCCGCGAAAACACCAATGCGTTCAGAAAACCAGTCAGCGGGCAGCATTCTTCTTCCGGGTAGCCGCTGCTTTTTTCGCAGACGCCGAACGTTCTTCGGCTGTGCGTGACGCCGATGCTGCGCCCCCTTTTTTACCACCCTTACGTTCCGGCTCCTTGTTTTCGGCACGACCGCGTCCTGAACCACTCTTTTTGCCACCACCTGAAATGGCGTTAACAGTTGCCCAGGCGCGACTTTCTGCTTCTTCCTCGGGCACTCCACGCGCTTCGTAGCTTTCCTCAATGTGTTCGGCCTGCCGTTTTTGTTTATCGGTATAAGCCGACTTATCTCCTTGTGGCATCGTCGTAATTGGTTATGGGTCAACACTCAATTCTACTCCGTAACCATGACCGCCAGACATGTGTTTTATATTGGAAAGATGACCCGCAGCAACGCGGTTGAACGTTATCCAGCGGCCCCAAAAATCAGCAGAAACTCTATCTCTCGTCTAAAATGGGATTAGTCTCGATCACGGGTCAGTCGAATATTTTTGGGATGCGAAAACAGCAGGGGCACGTCTTCAACGACTACATTACTAGTATCCAGACCATAGGCTGAGTTTTCGTGCAACGCGGTTCGCCGGATCAGGAAATAACTGTTCATGATGATCTTTTGACCAAGCGGCAGATCGTTTTCGTACGACAGGAAGTTTTTGAACACCACGAACCGGAAGTCGCCCGTCAGGTTCTTCTGATTTAGCGACTGGTATCGACTGGTTATTTCTACTTCTTTGCCTCTAACCATGTCTTCGACGGCCAGCCGGAAGAATAAATTGAGTCGTGGTTCGATGCGGAAGCCTAAGTGAAACGTAATGTAATACACATCCTGATCGGCCAGTGTCTCGACTTTGTAGCGCATCGTAAAGGGCTCATCTTCAACGTGGACGTGTAACAGCCAGTAGACGTCGGCCCGTTTTGGCGTGCGATACAGTATCGACTCGATCGTTTCCGATTCAATGCTAGCCGACGTTTCGGAGCCGGTCAGGTAAACGAGGTGGGTGGCATATTTGGGAATGGTTTCGTCATTGCTGAGTTCCTTGAGCGTGTCGATAAACGGAGGAAGGGGCTCGAACTGGACGAAACTGTGCTTTAGTTGTTTCCCCTTGTGCCAGAGCGTCATCACCGTGATGAGCATTAATCCCAGCAGAATTGAAATCCAGCCGCCTTCTTCAAACTTGATCAGGTTAGCGATCAGAAAGGACGTTTCGATGGTCAGGAAGAGCGCCGTAATGGCCAGTGTCGCCAGTGGATGAACCCGCTTTGAGCGCAGATACGCATTCATCAGCACGGTTGACATGAGCATGGTGAGTGTGACGGCCAGCCCAAAAGCCGCTTCCATATTCTTCGACTCGCGAAAGTGCAGCACAACCCCGATGCAACCCGCCATGAGCAACCAGTTGATTTGCGGAATATACAATTGACCCCGAAAATCGGTCGGGTAGATCACGCGCTGACGCGGCCACAAATGCAACCGGATGGCTTCACCAATGAGCGTAAACGATCCGCTGATGAGTGCCTGACTGGCAATGATGGTTGCCAATGTGGCGATGCCAATGGCGAAAACCAGGATAGAGGGCGGCACAATCTCATAAAATGAACTCGTCGGGCCAAGTCGTTTGCCCAGGTGTTGCATCAGCCACGCCGACTGCCCGGCGTAGGAAAGCAGCAACATTAGTTTCACAAAGATCCAGCTGATCCGGATGTTTCCCCGACCACAATGACCCATGTCGGAATAGAGGGCTTCGGCCCCGGTTGTGCAAAGGAAAACCCCGCCCAGCAGCCAGAATCCACCCGGATAATCGCGCAGGAGGGTAACGACGTGCCAGGGGTTCAGCGCTCGTAATACGCTCGGATGTTGAATCAGCGATAGAAACCCCATGATCCCGATGAACGTAAACCAGACAACCATGATCGGTCCGAACAGACGGCCAAGCCATTGGGTACCAAATTGTTGCGTGACAAACAGCAGGACAATGATGGTAAGCACAATGGGGACAGTGTCGAGGTTTGGGTAATAGATCAGCAAGCCCTCAATCGCCGACGACACGGAGATGGGTGGCGTAATGATCCCGTCGGCGAGCAGAAAACTACCGCCGATGATCGCCGGGTAGAGCATCCATTTGCCGGTGTATCGGCGAATAAGCGTATAGAGCGAGAAAATCCCGCCTTCGCCGTTGTTATCGGCATTGAGGGTGATGATGACGTATTTAAGGGTAGTCTGAAAGGTGAGCGTCCAGAAAACCGCCGAGAATGATCCCAGAACCAGATTCTCGGTTAAAATACGGTCGCCGAAAATGGCTTTGTACGTGTAGAGCGGTGACGTGCCGATGTCGCCGAACACGATACCGATAGAAATCAACAGACCGGAAAGGGAAACTTTATTGAGATGCGAATTGGTAGATGAGTTCATACCGGAAAGTAACTAAATGCTATCAAATTGGTTTAGTTACGCGGTAGTCGAAAGTAAAAGGCTGCGCCATCGGCCAGATCGGTTTGTAAGCCAATTTCTCCGCCCATCGATTCAATAAATTCCTTCGCAATCGCCAGCCCCAGGCCGGTTCCGCTCGATTGTCCGTTATTGCCGGGTGCCCGAAAATAGCGATCAAAAATGCGTTTCTGGTGCTCCGGTCGAATACCTGATCCATGATCGCGGACGACAAACTCAACCTGACTGCCAATCGATCGCACTGATATCTCGATTGCGTTGTCTTCGGGGCTGTGCCGAACGGCGTTGGACAGAAAATTGACCAGTACCCACGAGGCCTTGTCCGGATCAGCCTTAACGGTGGGCAGGTCATCCGACGCATTGATGTCGAAACGAAGGTGCTTCTGGTTCGCCGACACTTGGAGCGCATGAGTTGCATACCGGACGATCGCTGACGGCGCTACATTTTCGATCTTCAACTGAATCTGCCCTGACTCGACCTGCGCCATGTTGACCAGTTCCCCCGTAATGCTCAGCAACCGTTCGGCATCATCACGGACGTGACCAACGAGTTGTTTCTGTTCGTCGTTGAGCTGACCTACCCGCGAATCGTCCAGCAGTTTAAGGCTGAGTTTAATACTACTGATCGGCGTTTTTAGCTCGTGCGAAACGGTGGCGATGAAGTTTGTCTTTGCCTGATCGAGTTCTGTAAACGAAGTGATGTTTTCCAGTACAATCACCCAACCCGCCGGACGCGGTTCACCGTCGCCCGTGGGCGCTACCGTAACGGCGTGGATTTGCTTGTTGAAATAGCTTTCTTTTCCCGGACTGGATGGTCCCGGACTGGACGGTTCCAGGCCGTTGACCCCTGGGTCGTAGATTTTCAACAGCCCCTTGTTATCGGTTCGAGCGGGACTTTCCGGCCAGTCTTCGATCATTAGGTCCTGAATCAGCGTGCGCATCAGATCATTGACCGAAGCCACGTCGGGCGCGTATCGGCCAATCAGCTTTGCTTCGTCGATACCCAGCAGGCGACAGGCGACGGGGTTGGCAAAGAGAATTTTCTTGTTC
Proteins encoded in this region:
- a CDS encoding plasmid stabilization protein → MPQGDKSAYTDKQKRQAEHIEESYEARGVPEEEAESRAWATVNAISGGGKKSGSGRGRAENKEPERKGGKKGGAASASRTAEERSASAKKAAATRKKNAAR
- a CDS encoding sterol desaturase family protein, with the protein product MEINWIAFAVPLFLFFMGAEYLVARWQKKKYFTFNNSVANLNVGIAERLIDSFTVGAFYFVYDYLHRHYALFDIKASALGWIGLLIATDFVWYWYHRLAHEINVFWAVHVVHHQSEDFNYTVSARITVFQALVRTGFWSILPVIGFPAEMITTMLLVHGLYPFFIHTRTVGKLGWLEYVFVTPSHHRVHHASNPEYLDKNYGDVFIFWDKLFGTFVEEQEEAVYGLTKQLDSHSFLWQHFHFLLELLEQARRTPGLRAKVRLLFDKPDAVDPTIRDGLADRLLLRSSVRSTSRRFRGYVVGQLTGILLILFCYLLFEDYVSVPLKIITTLFILFTLVNCGALLEQRQWVVYPEIGRLVVLWLGLYLTLGYPMLVILAYIGGLSLWVYFSLIQKRYFRLVYGKSV
- a CDS encoding sensor histidine kinase; amino-acid sequence: MTIKAKISLGLAFMFAIILGLGGLSAYYLGELADDSQAILKDNYISLQYVSDMQKALFDRATDPNALTQFDENLRKQEVNVTEEGEQELTTALRRDLNRLKATPTDTVAIKRLQTNLLQLDDINRQAMFRKNGTAEKTAKDALLLLAVVGTVCFLIILSFIVNFPGYIARPVRELTRGIREITSRNFEERLHFRSSDEFGELARSFNSMAQKLDEYEHSNLAKLLFEKKRIDTLIQLMSDGILGLDENKKILFANPVACRLLGIDEAKLIGRYAPDVASVNDLMRTLIQDLMIEDWPESPARTDNKGLLKIYDPGVNGLEPSSPGPSSPGKESYFNKQIHAVTVAPTGDGEPRPAGWVIVLENITSFTELDQAKTNFIATVSHELKTPISSIKLSLKLLDDSRVGQLNDEQKQLVGHVRDDAERLLSITGELVNMAQVESGQIQLKIENVAPSAIVRYATHALQVSANQKHLRFDINASDDLPTVKADPDKASWVLVNFLSNAVRHSPEDNAIEISVRSIGSQVEFVVRDHGSGIRPEHQKRIFDRYFRAPGNNGQSSGTGLGLAIAKEFIESMGGEIGLQTDLADGAAFYFRLPRN
- a CDS encoding response regulator transcription factor — protein: MRILIVEDEWEVATLIETGLEDYGFTADIAGDAKEAQLKLAETEYDIIILDVNLPVISGFDLCRMIRSRFETLPILMLTALGNTDSKLNGFDAGADDYLVKPFEFRELVARLRALTRRNAAPSVENPILKIADLELNQQSKTVKRGNQKLMLTARELTLLEFFLKNQNKALSRNEIMAHVWELNFDTGTNVVDVYVNYLRKKIDKDFTPKLIHTISGIGYIMQATDD
- a CDS encoding HAMP domain-containing sensor histidine kinase, whose protein sequence is MKIRARLSFTFVGIVAALLLIFSFVVYATAEYFRQRDFYLRLSDKARTTARLLLDEDEITTRLLRVIEKNNLTALPEEQINVYGQNNQMIYATQDSAIIKPEALVLIRKKKEVFFRQQRKEIVGFVHRHNNQDYILVASAFDQYGLEEMRHLSAIMGVGLLCSLAVMGAVGWAYAGRSLRPISDVIQQVDRITASNLNQRVTAGNDQDELSQLAHTFNLMLDRVQEAFEMQRNFVSNASHELRTPLTIITGQIEVTLLKRRTVEEHEAKWKSVLEVIHRMNKLTNNLLDLTLVSLESTPLKFSEVSIDEVIYQVSQMLMTRQPDYSVVFSFDGQMETIQPSLTIEGNKSLLYSAFFNLMENGCKFSENKRVQVTLGANDRWITIEFKDEGVGILESDIKSIYEPFFRAENVKRIHGHGVGLPLTYRIVQLHHGQITVASQINQGTTFTIRLPKML
- a CDS encoding SulP family inorganic anion transporter; the encoded protein is MPGDIRGGAISFLVAVPLCLGIALASGAPLFAGIIAGIVGGLVVGAFSRSALSISGPEAGLIIVTLGAIQSLGSFPAFLLATCLAGVIQIGLGFAKAGTISNFFPSSVIKGMLAGIGIILIIKQIPHLVGYDADAAEGFALFQPGGFNIIEQLHMALGQLNGVAILIALLSLGVFYAWGHPAFQTSKMTRTIPAALVVVVLGICTNELVRAFFPAWALQGNHLVQLPVPASAGEFLNLFTFPDFSQWNNPLVYTSAVAIALVASLEALLSVEASDELDPLKRKTPTNHELKAQGIGNLVSGLIGGIPLTSVIVRSSVSINAGARNKLAALVHGSLLLVCVVTLPTLLNKIPWAALAAILLVTGYKLARIEIVKAVFAEGIEKFIPFVVTVMAILLTDLLSGIAIGMVAGIFFILRDHYLNAHRVRTAWDSSKDRTRIYVQLGDHVSFLSKARLMKLLKNVPDNSILEIDGTASSYIDSDVVTAIRNFSTAAQQRGIQLIFLQKQDDEFQISRSRSELAMDVFD
- a CDS encoding KUP/HAK/KT family potassium transporter, giving the protein MNSSTNSHLNKVSLSGLLISIGIVFGDIGTSPLYTYKAIFGDRILTENLVLGSFSAVFWTLTFQTTLKYVIITLNADNNGEGGIFSLYTLIRRYTGKWMLYPAIIGGSFLLADGIITPPISVSSAIEGLLIYYPNLDTVPIVLTIIVLLFVTQQFGTQWLGRLFGPIMVVWFTFIGIMGFLSLIQHPSVLRALNPWHVVTLLRDYPGGFWLLGGVFLCTTGAEALYSDMGHCGRGNIRISWIFVKLMLLLSYAGQSAWLMQHLGKRLGPTSSFYEIVPPSILVFAIGIATLATIIASQALISGSFTLIGEAIRLHLWPRQRVIYPTDFRGQLYIPQINWLLMAGCIGVVLHFRESKNMEAAFGLAVTLTMLMSTVLMNAYLRSKRVHPLATLAITALFLTIETSFLIANLIKFEEGGWISILLGLMLITVMTLWHKGKQLKHSFVQFEPLPPFIDTLKELSNDETIPKYATHLVYLTGSETSASIESETIESILYRTPKRADVYWLLHVHVEDEPFTMRYKVETLADQDVYYITFHLGFRIEPRLNLFFRLAVEDMVRGKEVEITSRYQSLNQKNLTGDFRFVVFKNFLSYENDLPLGQKIIMNSYFLIRRTALHENSAYGLDTSNVVVEDVPLLFSHPKNIRLTRDRD